In one Gossypium hirsutum isolate 1008001.06 chromosome D09, Gossypium_hirsutum_v2.1, whole genome shotgun sequence genomic region, the following are encoded:
- the LOC107891117 gene encoding uncharacterized protein — protein MADNLSLSLIGAMDRLWFHQIILFPEPISLFSFKPLKPQQPYSESTATPTSPSATSLAEDNISTPVCPFFDHQPLAPADDSKDEEEEEKMKKRARRGSVSSRSRSHSSSPSTEKRLRNHRHSTSRSLGGKLKKSTSCKSLEDLELEEVKGFMDLGFKFKKEHLDSRMIDVVPGLLRLGFLKTQPNLPADEHEVSKDDDDDDDDIEQEDQESGVIRPYLSEAWLIKRPDSPLLNLKVPRVSAAADMKKHLKCWARTVASVVQQEC, from the exons ATGGCCGACAACCTCTCCTTAAGTCTCATAGGAGCCATGGATCGTCTTTGGTTTCACCAAATTATCCTTTTCCCAGAACCCATTTCACTATTTTCCTTTAAACCCCTTAAACCACAGCAGCCCTACTCGGAATCTACCGCTACGCCTACAAGCCCGTCTGCAACATCTCTTGCAGAAGACAATATCTCAACGCCTGTTTGCCCTTTCTTTGACCATCAGCCATTAGCTCCAGCG GACGATTCTAAagatgaggaagaagaagagaaaatgaagaaacGAGCAAGGAGAGGGAGTGTTAGCTCTAGAAGTCGTTCACATTCCTCATCTCCATCAACCGAAAAGCGTCTAAGGAATCACAGGCACTCAACTTCACGTTCACTAGGGGGTAAACTGAAAAAATCCACGAGTTGTAAGAGCTTGGAAGATTTGGAACTAGAAGAAGTAAAAGGGTTCATGGATCTAGGTTTCAAATTCAAGAAAGAACACTTAGATTCAAGAATGATTGACGTCGTCCCAGGCTTGCTCAGACTCGGATTTCTCAAAACTCAACCGAATCTTCCCGCTGACGAACATGAAGTAtctaaagatgatgatgatgatgatgatgatattgAACAAGAAGATCAAGAAAGTGGTGTTATAAGACCGTATTTATCAGAGGCTTGGCTGATAAAAAGACCTGATTCACCATTGCTGAATCTAAAAGTACCAAGGGTGTCTGCAGCTGCTGATATGAAGAAACATCTCAAGTGTTGGGCTCGAACCGTTGCATCGGTAGTACAGCAGGAATGCTAA
- the LOC107891116 gene encoding peroxidase 21: MMAIKSHHCCFSFIFLLLPLLLQLHSVKGDLQLNYYAQSCPNAEEIIKQQVIKLYNKHGNTAVSWVRNLFHDCMVKSCDASLLLETVNGIESEQKSDRSFGMRNFKYVKTIKDALEQECPGTVSCADIVSLSARDGIVLLGGPRIEMKTGRKDSKRSYLSEVENTIPNHNDSMELVLSRFQSIGIDTQGIVALLGAHSVGRVHCVNLVHRLYPTVDPTLDPDYAEYLKGRCPTPDPDPEAVLYSRNDRETPMILDNMYYKNLLKHKGLLVIDQQLTSDPTTSPFVEKMAADNGYFHDQFARAVLLLSENNPLTGDEGEVRKDCRYVNSE, encoded by the exons ATGATGGCTATCAAGAGCCACCATTGCTGCTTCAGCTTTATCTTTCTGTTATTACCATTACTCCTACAGCTTCATTCTG TCAAAGGTGATCTCCAGTTGAACTACTATGCTCAAAGTTGCCCCAATGCTGAAGAGATCATCAAACAACAAGTCATCAAGCTCTACAACAAACATGGAAACACAGCTGTTTCTTGGGTTCGAAATCTCTTCCATGACTGCATGGTTAAG TCATGCGATGCATCGTTATTGTTAGAGACGGTGAATGGAATTGAATCGGAACAAAAATCAGATAGGAGTTTTGGGATGAGAAATTTCAAGTACGTTAAGACAATTAAAGATGCTCTGGAGCAAGAATGTCCAGGGACAGTTTCCTGCGCTGATATCGTCTCTCTTTCTGCTAGAGATGGCATTGTCTTg CTTGGAGGACCACGCATTGAGATGAAAACCGGTCGGAAAGATAGCAAGAGAAGTTACCTTTCAGAGGTAGAAAATACCATCCCCAACCACAATGATTCAATGGAGTTGGTGCTTTCACGCTTTCAATCCATTGGCATCGACACCCAAGGAATAGTAGCTTTATTAg GAGCTCACTCCGTAGGTCGAGTTCATTGTGTAAACTTAGTACACAGACTCTACCCCACAGTTGATCCGACATTGGACCCTGACTATGCCGAGTACCTTAAAGGGAGGTGTCCGACACCCGACCCTGATCCGGAAGCGGTGTTGTACTCGAGAAACGACCGGGAAACGCCGATGATTCTTGACAATATGTACTACAAGAACTTGTTGAAGCACAAGGGGTTGCTGGTGATCGACCAGCAACTGACCTCTGATCCCACTACTTCCCCTTTTGTGGAGAAAATGGCTGCTGATAATGGATATTTCCATGACCAGTTTGCCAGAGCTGTGCTGTTGTTGTCAGAGAATAATCCACTTACGGGAGATGAAGGAGAGGTTCGAAAGGATTGTCGTTATGTCAACAGTGAATAA
- the LOC107891115 gene encoding DNA-binding protein S1FA, whose amino-acid sequence MAEESDFADKVPPSFYEMGNKIIYETEAKGLNPGLIVLLVVLGLLLIFLVGNYVLYSYAQKTLPPRKKKPVSKKKMKRERLKQGVSAPGE is encoded by the exons ATGGCAGAAGAGTCCGACTTCGCCGATAAGGTTCCTCCCTCCTTTTATGAAATG GGAAACAAGATCATTTATGAAACTGAAGCCAAAGGGTTGAACCCGGGATTGATAGTGCTACTAGTTGTTCTGGGGCTGCTGCTGATATTCCTTGTAGGGAACTATGTACTTTACTCGTATGCGCAAAAGACTCTTCCACCTAGGAAAAAGAAGCCAGTAtccaagaagaagatgaagagagaGAGGCTGAAGCAAGGAGTCTCAGCGCCAGGAGAGTAG
- the LOC107892507 gene encoding putative disease resistance protein RGA1, whose protein sequence is MKTGQSYPLQTLSNDDCWELFAKHAFVGTNPGKHPDLMAIGKAIVKRCDGLPLAAKSLGGLLRCNLDAAKWNKILHSNFWDLSTDILPHLSTDILPALKLSYY, encoded by the coding sequence ATGAAGACTGGTCAAAGTTATCCTCTACAGACCTTATCAAATGATGACTGTTGGGAGCTATTTGCAAAGCATGCATTCGTTGGTACAAACCCAGGCAAGCATCCAGATCTGATGGCAATCGGTAAAGCAATTGTCAAAAGATGTGACGGCCTCCCTTTGGCTGCAAAATCTCTTGGAGGTCTTCTGCGTTGTAATCTAGACGCTGCTAAATGGAACAAAATATTACATAGCAATTTTTGGGACCTATCAACTGATATTCTTCCACACCTATCAACTGATATTCTTCCAGCGTTGAAATTGAGTTATTATTAA
- the LOC107892506 gene encoding putative disease resistance RPP13-like protein 1, translated as MAEGLLELSNDNGDLEERGDDYFEDMRLRSFFQQLNAKESRFVMHDLISDLATSVAGKFIYRLEGSNGSCEITKRTGHLSNVQEEYDVRQKFQSLPEAKRLRTFLNVKSSSGWPYVSNVLMHDLLMKSSLRVLSLAGYKNINELPKDIGSLKHLRNLNLSKTSIRRLPNSLCTLYNLQALTLHGCSDLVELPRDMGRLINMLYLDIRGTKLTRMPEGMGKLKDIRILTDFVLDDETGSSINELGKLKHLRGRLAISRLKNVVYARDAKDANLKDKFNLKELKLTWDEYDDIDGDSKHDREVLEQLEPNTNLKHILIESYKGTRFPKWVGHFSFSNMVFLKLQDCKFCISLPSLGQLSSLKSLSISGFSGVVIVGEEFYSNGQASTKPFGSLEILAFEEMAGWEEWSCRSDEAFST; from the coding sequence ATGGCTGAAGGTCTTTTAGAGCTTTCAAATGACAATGGCGATCTGGAAGAACGAGGTGATGACTATTTTGAAGATATGAGATTGAGGTCATTTTTTCAGCAATTGAATGCAAAGGAATCTAGATTTGTCATGCATGATCTAATCAGTGACTTGGCTACATCTGTCGCTGGAAAGTTTATTTACAGATTGGAAGGTAGTAATGGTTCTTGTGAAATAACTAAAAGGACTGGTCATTTATCTAATGTCCAAGAAGAATATGATGTGCgacaaaaatttcaaagtttaccTGAAGCAAAACGTCTGCGTACCTTTCTAAATGTGAAGTCTTCTTCTGGTTGGCCATATGTTAGCAATGTGCTAATGCATGATTTGTTGATGAAATCAAGCTTACGAGTGCTTTCTTTAGCTGGGTATAAAAATATCAATGAATTGCCGAAAGATATTGGTAGTTTGAAGCATCTACGAAATTTGAATCTCTCAAAAACTTCGATCAGAAGGTTGCCAAATTCTCTGTGTACATTGTATAATTTGCAAGCATTGACATTGCATGGATGCAGTGACCTTGTTGAGTTGCCGAGAGACATGGGGAGATTGATCAACATGCTTTATCTTGATATTAGGGGAACAAAGTTAACTAGGATGCCAGAAGGGATGGGTAAGTTGAAAGATATTCGAATCTTAACAGATTTTGTTTTAGATGATGAAACTGGTTCAAGCATTAATGAGTTGGGAAAGCTCAAGCATTTACGGGGAAGACTTGCCATTTCAAGACTGAAAAATGTTGTATATGCCAGGGATGCCAAAGATGCCAATTTGAAAGATAAGTTTAATCTTAAGGAGTTGAAGTTGACATGGGATGAATATGATGATATTGATGGTGACTCAAAGCATGATAGAGAAGTATTGGAACAATTGGAGCCTAATACAAACTTGAAGCATATACTTATTGAAAGTTACAAAGGCACGAGATTTCCAAAATGGGTGGGGCACTTTTCCTTCTCAAATATGGTATTTTTGAAGTTGCAAGACTGCAAATTTTGCATATCTTTGCCGTCGCTTGGCCAGTTATCATCTTTGAAATCTCTCTCCATTTCTGGATTTAGCGGAGTTGTAATTGTTGGTGAGGAGTTCTACAGTAACGGACAAGCTTCGACTAAACCATTTGGATCTCTTGAAATCCTAGCGTTTGAGGAAATGGCTGGGTGGGAAGAATGGTCGTGTAGGAGTGATGAAGCTTTCTCTACTTAA
- the LOC107891114 gene encoding uncharacterized protein, translating to MKVSSKPISSPCRGEKYPPQLMRFLRSNVGSRSRGRSRSSPMFVRRKHTPIETQEPSSPKVTCMGQVRVRRSKQTAPPGAPICRSSRCKWITNALFCHNFPGKVKAKPFVKPSWEKWGTFFLMGSCRKPQTREDSSKYGNKMEGSEEEEEAKIFASSSCSSPPKNALILTRCRSAPYRSSSLAFRFWGSPLANHETNEEAEVAKRGFEDEEEKESICRNSETEEKPGLCSKIEEKEIEETERSQEPKTEQQGNVGPVVLTRCKSEPARNVARLDPEMRLWKKRTLGFT from the coding sequence ATGAAGGTGTCGTCGAAACCCATATCGAGCCCCTGTCGGGGAGAGAAGTATCCGCCACAATTGATGCGTTTTCTGAGAAGCAACGTTGGAAGTAGAAGCAGGGGAAGGTCACGTTCCAGCCCCATGTTTGTTAGAAGAAAGCACACCCCCATCGAAACCCAAGAGCCTTCTTCGCCTAAAGTCACTTGCATGGGTCAGGTTCGGGTCAGACGCTCCAAACAAACCGCTCCACCAGGTGCTCCTATTTGTCGCAGCAGCCGCTGTAAATGGATCACTAATGCTCTTTTTTGCCATAATTTCCCTGGGAAAGTCAAGGCCAAGCCTTTTGTTAAACCCTCTTGGGAGAAATGGGGGACTTTTTTCCTTATGGGCTCTTGCAGAAAACCCCAAACTAGAGAAGATTCATCGAAATATGGGAACAAAATGGAAGGAAGTGAAGAGGAAGAGGAAGCTAAGATATTTGCATCTTCTTCTTGTTCATCACCACCAAAAAATGCTTTGATTTTAACACGTTGTCGATCAGCTCCGTACAGGTCTTCTTCTTTAGCTTTTAGATTTTGGGGGTCACCTTTAGCCAACCATGAAACAAATGAAGAAGCAGAGGTAGCGAAGAGAGGATTTGAAGACGAAGAAGAGAAAGAGTCGATTTGTAGAAATTCGGAAACTGAAGAAAAGCCCGGTTTGTGCagcaaaattgaagagaaagaaatAGAAGAAACTGAGAGAAGTCAAGAACCGAAAACAGAGCAGCAGGGAAATGTAGGGCCTGTAGTTCTCACAAGATGTAAATCAGAACCGGCTAGAAATGTTGCAAGGCTCGATCCTGAAATGAGATTGTGGAAGAAGAGAACGTTGGGTTTCACATGA